In the genome of Pseudomonas fluorescens, the window TGCAGGCCCAGGCCACCGGTGCCGAGCAGATCAACCATGCGCTGGTGCAGTTGGGCGATGCCAGCAGCCAGACGGTCGAGTCTTTACGCCAGGCCAGTTTCGCCATCGATGAGCTGAGCCAGGTGGCCGTCGGGCTGCGCAGCGGCGTTTCGCGATTCAAAGTCTGATGAGCGAAATCACGGCCAAACGCTCTGTCGTGACGCAGGCGCTACATGCATTGTTTCTGGTGTTTCGCATCGGCAACGAGCGCTATGCCTTGAAGGCTATCGAAGTGGCTGAAGTGTTGCCGCGCCTGCCCTTGAAGCCCATTGCCCATGCCCCCGCCTGGGTCGCCGGGGTGTTCGCCTATCGGGGCACCGTGGTGCCGGTGATCGACTTGAGCGCACTGACCTTTGGTACGCCTGCACAGGCCCGTACCAGCACGCGACTGGTGCTGGTCAACTATCACCCGGATGAATCCGCCGAGTCGCAGCTGCTCGGGCTGATTCTGGAACAGGCGACTGACACCTTGCGCTGCGATCCGGCGGATTTTCAGCCCTACGGCCTGGACAATCGCCAGACGCCTTACCTCGGGCCGGTGCGCAAGGACGAGCAGGGTTTACTGCAATGGGTACGCGTCGGCGATCTGCTGGACGATCAGGTGCGCGCATTGTTGTTCCCCTCGCCGCCAATGGATCCGGCGCTGCTGCAGGAGCGGCCATGAACAGCGACCAGCGTTTTTTCGACTTCCTCAAGGAAACCATCGGACTCGACGTGACCTCGGTAGGGCCGGCGATCATCGAGCGAGCGGTGCGCCAGCGCTGCATCGCTGCGCAAGTACCCTCGGCCGATGAATATTGGCGAACCTTGCAGGGCTCGCGGGACGAGCAGCAGGCGTTGATCGAAGCGGTGATCGTTCCGGAAACCTGGTTCTTCCGCTATCCGGAGTCCTTCGTCACCCTGGCGAAACTGGCGAGCAAGCGTCTGTCCGAGATCAACAGCCTGCGCGCACTACGGATTCTCAGCCTGCCATGCTCCACTGGCGAAGAACCGTACTCGATCGCCATGGCGTTGCTCGATGCCGGGCTCAAACCACACCAGTTCAAGGTCGACGGCCTGGACGTCAGCCCGTTGTCAGTGGAAAAAGCCCGGGGGGCGTTGTACGGCAAGAATTCCTTTCGGGGTGACGACATTACGTTTCGCGACCGTCATTTCATTGCTGAAGGCGAGAGCTATCGCCTCGATCAGCGCGTGCTTGAGCAAGTGCGCCTGCAGGTCGGCAACTTGCTGGATCCGGCTTTGCTGGCCGGTGAGCCGCCCTTCGATTTCGTGTTTTGTCGCAACCTGCTGATCTATTTCGACCAGCCGACCCAGAAGCAAGTCTTCGAAGTGCTCAAGTGCCTGACCCACGTTGACGGCGTGCTGTTTATCGGGCCGGCCGAAGGCAGTCTGCTGGGGCGTTTGGGGATGCGCTCGATCGGTATCGCACAGTCCTTCGCGTTCAGCCGGCAAGGGATGCCGGACCCTGAACCCTTGCCGGCATTCGTTCCAGCGCCATTGCCAGTGCCGCAACCGCTG includes:
- a CDS encoding chemotaxis protein CheW, with protein sequence MSEITAKRSVVTQALHALFLVFRIGNERYALKAIEVAEVLPRLPLKPIAHAPAWVAGVFAYRGTVVPVIDLSALTFGTPAQARTSTRLVLVNYHPDESAESQLLGLILEQATDTLRCDPADFQPYGLDNRQTPYLGPVRKDEQGLLQWVRVGDLLDDQVRALLFPSPPMDPALLQERP
- a CDS encoding CheR family methyltransferase, which produces MNSDQRFFDFLKETIGLDVTSVGPAIIERAVRQRCIAAQVPSADEYWRTLQGSRDEQQALIEAVIVPETWFFRYPESFVTLAKLASKRLSEINSLRALRILSLPCSTGEEPYSIAMALLDAGLKPHQFKVDGLDVSPLSVEKARGALYGKNSFRGDDITFRDRHFIAEGESYRLDQRVLEQVRLQVGNLLDPALLAGEPPFDFVFCRNLLIYFDQPTQKQVFEVLKCLTHVDGVLFIGPAEGSLLGRLGMRSIGIAQSFAFSRQGMPDPEPLPAFVPAPLPVPQPLRNPPPAPVRSRPFARVAPLQAAPAISGTDTAALLANIAVLADEGKSADARAACESYLCSHEPVAQVFYWLGLLSDVAGNTLEAQGFYRKALYLEPQHPEALMHLAGLLQAQGDAMGARRLQERAARSARAADSERKR